The Calliphora vicina chromosome 3, idCalVici1.1, whole genome shotgun sequence genome contains a region encoding:
- the LOC135955307 gene encoding uncharacterized protein LOC135955307 translates to MPNEFEITLQDLAKIALGAPQLTNVNIAILHSLIEILLKKLNCQNETVSLNAYDSKHLDDILKTAKISPLPFNDENVEIISQKLERLDRLQKCVENLDGKLNRHLEELQRKSNFNETVFSWENWSSYGCEDLCTTCDPEHEMACKLLKNTDFLKKLLRRISSPMVDRMFYFEEKIEKLNEEFTSFIQRAEEEYLKINLLEKLIVEIEILRKRMQQNQTQFLSTMEEIQDMLDSKLDKIHMPALKKYIRDNFQRIDECINTLQDKRQCPKAAGIIMEGLRCVSCGDTKVCSEVGVQPSSMLPDMRVKSQKVAKYCDCWRDTEENWNKKCIKSLNIGDNVKLKAEKSFKALDDKEETYPKCRKAGEDFDLLEGFDGKLYRKG, encoded by the coding sequence atgCCAAATGAATTCGAAATAACCCTACAAGATTTAGCCAAAATTGCTCTTGGAGCCCCTCAGCTAACCAACGTCAACATTGCTATACTCCAtagtttaattgaaattttacttaaaaagctAAATTGCCAAAACGAAACGGTATCCTTAAATGCCTACGACTCCAAGCATTTGGACGACATTTTGAAAACAGCCAAAATATCACCACTACCCTTTAATGATGAAAATGTCGAAATAATCTCACAAAAACTGGAGCGCTTAGATAGACTACAAAAATGTGTAGAAAACTTGGATGGAAAATTGAATAGACATTTGGAGGAGTTGCAAAGGAAAAGTAATTTCAATGAAACTGTCTTTAGCTGGGAGAATTGGTCCAGTTACGGTTGTGAGGATTTGTGTACCACCTGTGATCCGGAACATGAAATGGCCTGTAAGCTTTTGAAAAATACCGATTTTCTTAAGAAACTACTAAGACGCATATCATCACCCATGGTGGATCGCATGTTCTATTTTGAggaaaaaatcgaaaaactaAATGAGGAATTCACCAGTTTTATACAACGGGCCGAGGAGGAATATTTAAAGATCAATTTGTTGGAAAAATTAATAGTGGAGATAGAAATTTTGCGAAAAAGGATGCAGCAAAATCAAACTCAGTTTCTTAGTACCATGGAAGAAATTCAAGATATGCTTGACTCAAAATTAGATAAGATTCATATGCCtgccttaaagaaatatatacGTGATAATTTTCAACGCATCGATGAGTGTATTAATACGCTGCAAGATAAAAGACAATGCCCCAAGGCGGCTGGCATTATAATGGAGGGATTACGTTGTGTGTCTTGTGGCGATACTAAAGTTTGCAGTGAAGTTGGTGTTCAACCCTCCTCCATGTTGCCTGATATGAGAGTAAAGTCTCAGAAAGTAGCAAAATATTGTGACTGCTGGCGTGATACTGAGGAAAATTGGAATAAAAAGTGTATTAAATCTTTGAATATCGGCGATAATGTGAAGCTAAAAGCAGAGAAATCTTTTAAAGCTTTAGATGACAAGGAAGAGACATATCCAAAATGCCGCAAAGCTGGTGAAGATTTTGATTTGTTGGAAGGTTTTGATGGCAAGTTATATCGTAAAGGTTGA